In one uncultured Methanobrevibacter sp. genomic region, the following are encoded:
- the tpiA gene encoding triose-phosphate isomerase — MDTPIVILNYKTYLESSGMNALELAHDLESAASESGITMVAAPQAADIYRISEETSIPIFAQHIDPISPGGHTGSNLINTLIDAGISGSLINHSENRMKLADIDEVVKLCKANGIESCVCTNNIETSKAIAALAPTAVAVEPPELIGTGIPVSQAQPEVVEDSVKEVKAINKDVKVLCGAGITTGDDMKAAMDLGADGVLLASGIIKAESPKEALLDLVSKL; from the coding sequence ATGGACACACCAATTGTTATATTAAACTATAAAACTTATTTGGAATCAAGTGGTATGAATGCATTAGAACTTGCACATGACTTAGAAAGCGCTGCAAGTGAATCTGGAATTACTATGGTTGCAGCTCCACAGGCTGCTGATATTTATAGAATTAGTGAAGAAACTTCCATTCCAATTTTTGCTCAACATATAGATCCGATTTCTCCAGGTGGACACACAGGATCCAACTTAATCAATACTTTAATTGATGCTGGAATAAGCGGTTCTTTAATTAATCATTCAGAAAATAGGATGAAGTTGGCTGACATCGATGAAGTTGTAAAATTATGTAAAGCCAATGGAATTGAATCATGTGTTTGTACTAACAATATTGAAACTTCAAAAGCTATTGCTGCTCTTGCACCTACTGCAGTAGCTGTTGAACCTCCTGAATTGATAGGTACTGGTATTCCTGTTTCACAAGCTCAACCTGAAGTTGTTGAAGATTCAGTAAAAGAAGTTAAAGCCATCAATAAAGATGTTAAGGTTTTATGTGGTGCTGGAATAACTACTGGTGATGACATGAAAGCTGCTATGGATTTGGGTGCTGATGGAGTATTGCTTGCATCCGGAATTATTAAAGCAGAAAGTCCAAAAGAAGCCTTACTTGATTTGGTAAGTAAATTGTGA
- a CDS encoding phosphoglycerate kinase produces MMVDFNTIDDFDIEDKTVLVRIDINSPVDPSSGIILDDTRLKLHAQTVKELSNKGAKVVLLAHQSRPGKKDFTTLSQHAQALSDILNLRVKYTDSLFSNAAKEAIKSLKSHEILLLENARFFSEESLSRTPEEQSKTLLVRHLYPLIDYFVNDAFAAAHRSQASLVGFTVDTPSAAGRVMEKELTVIQDALDNVEHPCVFLLGGMKPEDSIDVMENVLSNGTADSILTTGIVGNIVLWAAGVDIGQVNKDFIASRGYRDMVEKAKELIDRFGDKVKYPIDVACDIDGQRVDIDFKEIPNKSIFDIGVKTISYYAKEIRDAKYIFANGPAGVFEDPKFSMGTEDLINAMATSKGFTLIGGGHIAAATAGLGLEEHMSHLSSGGGACISMLAGKKLAAVEALKNSKK; encoded by the coding sequence ATAATGGTGGATTTTAATACAATTGATGATTTTGATATTGAAGATAAAACTGTATTGGTTAGAATTGATATTAACTCTCCGGTAGATCCAAGCTCTGGGATTATATTGGATGACACTCGATTAAAATTGCATGCTCAGACTGTTAAGGAATTGTCTAATAAAGGGGCTAAAGTAGTACTTCTTGCTCATCAAAGCCGTCCGGGCAAAAAGGATTTCACAACCTTGTCCCAACATGCACAGGCATTGTCAGATATTCTAAATTTAAGGGTTAAATACACTGATTCATTATTTTCCAATGCTGCTAAAGAAGCAATCAAATCTCTTAAGTCGCATGAAATTTTATTACTTGAAAATGCACGTTTCTTTTCAGAGGAGTCCCTTTCAAGAACTCCTGAAGAACAGTCAAAAACTTTACTTGTAAGGCATTTGTATCCATTAATTGATTACTTTGTAAACGATGCTTTTGCAGCTGCTCACAGATCTCAAGCATCATTGGTTGGTTTTACGGTTGATACTCCTTCAGCTGCAGGACGTGTTATGGAAAAAGAATTGACAGTAATTCAAGATGCGCTCGATAATGTGGAACATCCATGTGTATTCTTGCTTGGTGGAATGAAACCTGAAGATTCCATCGATGTTATGGAAAACGTATTGAGCAACGGTACTGCTGATTCCATATTGACAACAGGTATTGTTGGAAACATTGTTTTATGGGCTGCAGGTGTTGATATCGGTCAGGTTAATAAGGATTTCATTGCAAGCAGAGGATATAGGGACATGGTCGAAAAAGCCAAAGAATTAATCGATAGATTTGGCGATAAGGTAAAATATCCTATTGATGTTGCTTGTGATATTGATGGTCAAAGGGTTGACATTGATTTTAAAGAAATTCCTAATAAATCCATTTTTGACATTGGTGTTAAGACTATTTCATATTATGCAAAAGAAATCAGGGACGCCAAATACATATTCGCTAATGGTCCTGCAGGTGTATTTGAAGATCCTAAATTTTCAATGGGTACTGAAGACTTGATTAATGCTATGGCTACCTCAAAAGGTTTCACTTTAATTGGTGGAGGTCATATTGCTGCAGCTACTGCTGGTTTAGGTCTTGAAGAACATATGAGCCATTTAAGTAGTGGTGGCGGAGCTTGTATTAGTATGTTGGCAGGTAAAAAGCTTGCTGCTGTAGAAGCTTTGAAAAATAGTAAAAAATAA
- a CDS encoding AEC family transporter: MASPIEVILVPTIMILLGVFLRQKGFLKKSDRELLSKIVLYIALPAMIFINLYDAQISHNMLFLPVLGFTLTCILIVIAYAYCRVRNYSKKTTWTIIIAASIMNTGFIGFPVSLGVFGNEGFINAVFYDLATSTWVVLYGVILATKFGGNRKEALKKALTFTPVWAVIFALIFNVFNIPLIYVVENTLNYFGQATIPLIMLSLGLSLDFGNVKNYLSPSIAVSVIKLVIAPVIMFGLLSIFKISGMAFNIAILEAGMSTAGNALVLAIEYGLDADLMGSLTFTNVVLSVFTLTAIIGFLS, translated from the coding sequence ATGGCAAGTCCAATTGAAGTTATTTTAGTGCCGACAATAATGATTCTGTTAGGAGTATTTTTAAGGCAAAAGGGTTTTCTAAAAAAATCAGATAGGGAACTTCTTTCAAAGATTGTTTTATACATTGCACTTCCTGCAATGATTTTTATAAATCTGTATGATGCCCAGATATCTCATAACATGCTCTTTTTACCTGTTCTGGGTTTTACCCTGACATGCATACTTATAGTCATAGCATATGCTTACTGCAGAGTGAGAAATTACTCTAAAAAGACCACATGGACAATAATTATTGCAGCATCAATCATGAATACTGGGTTTATAGGATTTCCAGTATCATTAGGGGTTTTTGGAAATGAAGGATTTATCAATGCGGTGTTTTATGATCTTGCAACATCAACATGGGTAGTTCTCTACGGCGTTATCCTTGCAACTAAATTCGGAGGCAACAGAAAGGAGGCATTAAAAAAAGCACTGACCTTTACTCCGGTCTGGGCAGTGATATTTGCATTAATATTTAATGTTTTCAATATTCCGTTAATCTATGTTGTTGAAAACACTCTAAACTATTTCGGACAGGCTACAATACCATTAATCATGCTGTCACTGGGTCTTTCACTTGATTTTGGAAATGTGAAAAACTATCTCTCCCCTTCAATAGCAGTATCTGTCATTAAGCTGGTGATTGCTCCTGTGATAATGTTTGGACTGCTTTCAATATTCAAGATATCAGGTATGGCTTTTAACATTGCAATTCTTGAAGCAGGAATGTCAACTGCAGGAAATGCACTGGTGCTTGCTATAGAATATGGCCTTGATGCTGATTTGATGGGATCTTTAACATTTACAAATGTTGTTTTAAGCGTGTTTACATTAACTGCAATCATAGGCTTTTTAAGCTAA
- the thiE gene encoding thiamine phosphate synthase: MNKIDLSLYLVTDNSDDVEKFLNTIEEGIKGGVTVVQIREKTAETLDFYELALKVKEITTRYNVPLIINDRVDIALAIDADGVHVGQSDMPCDVTRKLIGKDKILGVSAATIEEAKKAERDGADYIGTGAVFPTATKDDAPSITKEDLKEIVESINIPVVAIGGINLDNASTLIDTGIAGLSVVSAIMSSENPKKSSEELLNIFNS, encoded by the coding sequence ATGAATAAGATAGACTTATCACTTTACCTCGTCACCGACAATAGTGATGATGTAGAAAAATTCTTAAATACAATTGAAGAAGGAATAAAAGGCGGAGTAACTGTAGTTCAAATTAGAGAAAAAACAGCAGAAACTCTGGATTTTTATGAATTAGCACTGAAAGTTAAAGAGATTACCACAAGATACAATGTTCCATTAATTATCAATGACAGAGTTGACATAGCACTAGCCATTGATGCCGACGGTGTGCATGTTGGACAATCAGACATGCCTTGTGACGTTACAAGAAAACTAATCGGAAAAGATAAAATATTGGGCGTTTCAGCTGCAACCATTGAAGAGGCAAAAAAAGCTGAAAGAGATGGTGCCGATTACATTGGAACAGGTGCGGTTTTTCCAACAGCAACCAAAGACGATGCTCCTTCAATTACCAAAGAGGATTTAAAAGAAATTGTCGAGTCAATAAACATTCCGGTTGTTGCAATTGGAGGAATAAATTTGGACAATGCATCCACCTTAATTGACACCGGAATCGCAGGATTATCTGTCGTTAGTGCAATAATGAGTTCTGAAAATCCTAAAAAATCATCTGAAGAGTTATTAAATATTTTTAATAGCTAA
- the thiM gene encoding hydroxyethylthiazole kinase, whose product MTNQKESLLNSINETLSQIKEKNPLTHCITNSVTINDCANAVLAIGGSPFMAEDAEELEEVVTIADALVINIGKLSKEQINSMNVSAKVANETDTPIILDPVGVGVTELRNKTTMDLINNYNMAAIRGNITEIKSIAKLVGVIDENNTAKGVDVNIDDIITEENLSANGEIIRELAEKLDTTILASGPIDILSDGKTTIAIDNGDDMMPLITGSGCMLSSIVGSCIGGSTPLEGSLVAILAMNIAGEKARAKVDEKDEGTGSFRAYLIDYLYKTNAESLINESNIRIL is encoded by the coding sequence ATGACAAATCAAAAAGAAAGTTTACTTAATAGCATTAATGAAACTTTATCTCAAATAAAAGAAAAAAATCCTTTAACACACTGCATAACCAATTCAGTTACAATCAATGATTGTGCAAATGCAGTTCTTGCAATTGGAGGATCACCATTTATGGCTGAAGATGCAGAAGAGCTCGAAGAAGTTGTAACAATAGCAGATGCATTAGTTATAAATATAGGCAAATTAAGCAAAGAACAAATCAATTCCATGAATGTAAGTGCCAAAGTAGCAAATGAAACCGACACTCCAATAATACTTGATCCGGTAGGTGTTGGCGTAACAGAACTTAGAAACAAAACAACCATGGACCTAATTAATAATTACAATATGGCCGCAATACGCGGAAACATTACAGAAATCAAATCAATTGCCAAATTAGTTGGTGTTATCGATGAAAATAACACCGCAAAAGGCGTTGATGTAAATATTGATGACATAATTACTGAAGAAAACCTATCTGCAAATGGAGAAATCATAAGAGAACTTGCAGAAAAATTGGATACAACAATTTTAGCAAGCGGACCAATAGACATACTAAGCGATGGAAAAACAACAATAGCCATTGACAATGGAGACGACATGATGCCTTTAATTACAGGCAGCGGATGCATGTTGTCATCTATAGTTGGAAGTTGTATTGGAGGATCAACTCCACTTGAAGGAAGCTTGGTGGCAATTTTGGCAATGAACATTGCAGGTGAAAAAGCAAGAGCAAAAGTAGATGAAAAAGATGAAGGAACAGGATCATTTAGAGCTTATTTAATTGATTACCTTTATAAAACCAATGCTGAAAGCTTAATAAATGAATCAAACATCAGGATATTATGA